CCAGACTTCAGCCTGACGATGAAAGGTCCCGTGGCCGAAGTGGCGCGGGGCAGCGTGAGCCCCTCGTTCCTGCGCGGGCTCAAGTAAGGCCGGCGGTCACCGTCAGGCGCCATTCGTCAATCGGCAAGAAAGAGCACGGTGGTTCCTGCTATTCTTACGATTGACGGATGATGTATGACGACCGACGCACTCCACTCCAAACTCGACCATTTGCCGCCGAATCCAGGCGTCTATCTCTTCAAGGACCAGGCCGGCGACTATCTCTACGTCGGCAAGGCCGCGTCGCTGGCCGACCGTGTCCGCTCATACTTTCAACGCACCGCCGACCACAGCCCCAAAACGACGCTGCTCGTCAGCCAGATTGCCGATCTGGAAACCATCGTCACCCGGTCGGAACTCGAAGCCCTCATCCTCGAAAGCAATCTGATCAAGCGGCACCGGCCCCGTTTCAACATCGTGCTGCGTGACGACAAGCAGTACCCCTATCTCCGCCTGCCGGTCAAAGAGCGGTTCCCCCGCCTCTCCATTGTCCGGCGCGTCCAAAAAGACGGCGCCCTCTACTATGGCCCCTACACCCCGGCCGGCGCACTCCGCGAAACGCTGAAGGTCATCAAGAAAGCCTTTCCGCTGGCGACCTGCACCATCGACATCGACGGGACGGCGGAGCGGGCCTGCCTGGAATTCGAGATCAAGCGGTGCATGGCGCCCTGCACCGGCAACCAATCGCAGGAGGAGTACCACAAGATCGTCAGCCAGGTTCGGCAGTTTCTGGAAGGGCGCGATCGTGAATTGCTGGACGAATTGCGGGCCGGCATGGACGCCGCCGCGGAACGGGAGGAGTTCGAAGAAGCGGCGAGGATTCGTGACCGGCTCTTCAAGATCGAGCGGACGCTTGAAAAACAGCGCATCACCCAGACCGCATCGACGGATCAGGACGTCATCGGCCTTGCCCGGCAAGGCACCGCCGTGGATCTGCAGTTGCTCTTCGTGCGCGGCGGGCTCTTGATCGGCCGGAAGGATTTCTTCTGGCCCCAGTCTGCCGATGTGAGCGACGAGGACCTGGTCCGATCGGCCATCGAACAGTTTTACAATAAGGACGGCCAACCGCCGAAAGAACTCCTCGTTCCCGCAGCCCTCGCCGACGCCGAACTGATCGAACAATGGCTCAGCGACAAACGGGGATCCGGCGTGAAGGTCCTCGCTCCGGAGCGCGGCACGAAACATCAGCTGGTATTGCTGGCGGAAGAAAATGCCGCCGCAGCAGTAGCCGATCATCTCAGAGACGAAGCCCTCGACCTTCAGGCGGTCGAAGACCTGAAACGGTTGCTCCACCTCGACAAGGCTCCCAGACGGATCGAAGGATTCGACATCTCCAACACAATGGGCCAACAGTCCGTCGCCTCAATGGTCGTGTGGGAAGACGGCCAGATGAAGAAGGCGGATTATCGCCGGTTCAAAATCCAGACAGTGACGGGCGCCAACGACTTCGCCAGCATGCAGGAAGTCGTCGCCCGGCGGTATGGAACATCAGAGGATTTGGCCCGCCCCGATTTGATCCTGATCGACGGAGGGCTCGGACAACTGGCCGCCGCCATGGAAGGGCTGAAGCAGGCCGGCCACCATGACCAAGCCATTATGGGCCTGGCCAAGGCGCGCGGTGAAAAAGATGAGCGCATCTTTCTGCCCGGCCGGAAGAATCCCATCCTCTTGAGACCGAATGCCCCGGCTACGCACCTGGTGCAACGCATCCGCGACGAAGCGCACCGGTTTGCCTTGGGCTACCATCGCAAGCTCCGCGGCAAAGCCTTGATCGCGTCAAAGCTGGATCACATCATCGGGATCGGCGAGATCAGACGGACCACCTTGCTGAAACAGTTCGGCAGCGTCGATGCGCTGGCCGCGGCCAGCGACAGTGCCCTCGCAGAGGCCGGCCTCGACGCCACCACCATCGCGGCTCTCCGCAACACCCTCACCTAATCGTCGCGCAGACTTAAAAAAGGAATTTGACGCTAACCGTCCCCAAATGGACAAAGGCGTGATAGGTTCCGTTGACCGTAGGATTCTGATTTCCCGCCACCGTATGCGGCTCGTAAAACCATTCCTGATAGGCCACATCAAACCCCATGGCCTTGGGCCACACAGCCGACTCGCCTCCGCAGGGAACGATTCCTAGAAACCGGCCACCCTTTCTGCACAGAAACCCTGCCCCAAGTGAGAGCGTGTTAGATGACAGGGAAATAGTCGCCGGATTAAACGTCAGATCCGGCACAGGGTTTTCGGTTCTGGTATAGCCGGCCCGGGCCGATATGTTCCAATGCCGCAACCACGCAGGATTGAGCCACGTATATTCCGTCCCGACCGCCACGACCTGGACGGTCTTCCACTGTTGAGGCTGAGGCACCGTGACACCATTGGATAGACGCACGTCCAGATTCTGATTGGATTTCCAGACGACATAGTCCACATCCAGTTCCAGCTTCCATTCCCGCTCACTGGTGCGCACCGGCCAGACCGCCACCGCCGCGGTATAGATCGGCGGAAGGGCGAGGCTTGTGGAAGCCTCAGCGACTTTCGCGCCATTGACCAACAGCGCGCCATGCAACGGAAGCACGGCCTGGCTGCGATAGACCAGGCCAATCGAAGCGAGGGGTTTGCCCTCATGGTTTTTGATCGGGGCATACAAGAGGCTGGCATTCATCCCCACGCCAGTCCCTTTCCCGTTGAGTTCCACCGAAGCCCCGGCTGGAATGCCATAGAGCCCCGCCCCAACTTGCCGCTGTTCGACCTGGCCTTCCCCTAGAAAATTGGCAAACGTATAGATATCGGCCCCGAGGCCGATGGACAGATCGTCCGTCACTTTGTAGGCCACCGTCGGCTTGATATCGATCAGGGGTAAGGTTGCAACCGTTGCCGCCGTGTTAAACGGCCCATCGACGGGATAGCGCGTATTCAACCCGAAGGGAGAAGTCAGTCCAAGCCCCACCGTCATCCGCGAGAGGCTCGCCAACCCAAGCGCGCCCAAATTGGCACTGAAATAAGCATGACTCGGTGGAGGGAATACGGCACTGCCCCCCATATCACCGCGAATATCGGCCCCGGATATATTCTTATACTTTACCGACCCACCAAGCAGAGCGGTCCCCCCAATAGCTTGAATTCCCTCAACCTGTGTCAGCCCAGCTGGGTTGTAATGAATCGCGGATGCATCGTCTGCCTGCGCGGCAAAGGCATTCCCTTGGCCAACAGCGGCAGCCCCTTGTGGTTGAAACCGAAGGGCTTGCGCGAGAGCCGTCCGAGGGGAACTGAAACACATGGCGCACAGGCACAGGAGCGCAATCCCATACCGCATCCGATACCCCAGGCAATTGCTGACACTGTTCATATTCGGCTTCATAACGCCACCGGCATATTGCCCTCTCCCCATACATCACGGTAGTGCCACTTGGTAGTAGCTTGGCCTTCTATCTCTCTCCCACAGTCCTCACGCCCGTCTCCAGACCCCATTGTTCTTCCCTTCCCCCCCGTGCTAGGCTTCCCTTGTCATCCGACCAGGAGGGACTAATGGCTTACGCCCGGAACAAACGCCCCTTCCCAGGAGAGCTGTTCGCTCGCCTCTCGAAATCCGAATGCGAAGGCTTCATTGAACTTCTCCACTACACCGCGGAATCGGACAATGTCGATGACGTCAAATCGGTCCTCGTCCGATTTCAGCATCTCTTTCCGTTTACCAGAGTGATCGGCGGATTGGCGAGGTTGGGTCCCACGGGAACGTTCGAAGGATTTACGAATGTCCTCAATGCCAGCTACCCGGAAGAATGGCTGCGTCTCTACTGGCAAAAAGGTTATTTCGACGTCGATCCGGTCTTCCAAACCGCGCTGCAGAAGCCAGGCACCCAACACTGGGCCAAAACGTACAACACCGGCGCGTCGGAAAAACAACAGGAGTTCATCGCGGCCGCCAAAGAGTTCGGGCTCGGGGACGGCATTACAACCGGATCCATCGATTCGGCATGCGGCATCGCGACCTTCTGCTCATTCGCCTCGGCAGGGCCCGTTGATGCCGAACGGTACCTCCAGTTGATCGAGTATTTCGGCTACCATATTCATCTCGCCCTGCTTCGAACCGCGCCTCCCCATTCTCAAAACCTTGATCAATGCGTCCGGGAATTAACACTGCGTGAGATGACGATCTTGAACTGGATGAAAAACGGGAAGACCAATGGAGAAATTGGTCAAATCCTCGGCGTCACCGAACGAACGGTCCGGTTTCACGTGGGGAGCATCTTCTCGAAACTCGACGTGACATCCCGATCGCAAGCCGTTGCAACCGCCATCGAGCACGGGCTCCCCAACGTCGTCTAACAACTGCGGCCTTTCGCAATCCGGCTTCGGGCCTCGGCCTGGGATCAATTACCCGCCCGCTGCACCTGCCTGCACCAGCTCCTGATTCGTGCAGGCCAATGCCTGACGCCCCGTCACTACAACTCCGTCCATTGTTTGAATAGTCGACATCCATTGCAGGAATTCTGGACGCCTTCTGGCATTCTGTTCATCGAACTGCATCATGTCGTAGACCGCCGCCACAGAACTCGCTCCTGCCGGCGGGAGCGAGACCGGCGCGCCTAACGGCTCACAGGGGAATCCCAACGCGCGCAATACCCTGAGGAATCGATGCTCCACCTCCAGATAGTAGTATCGAACGTTGTTCTCAACCGCCCACTGATACACGCCTTTCAACACCGCAAGCATGATCCTGGCCGACAGTCCTTTGTCGCGGATTTCCGGCGTGACCGCCAAGCGAGTGATTTCGGCAGTATCGGACGTCTTTCTCACCCGGTGGCCGGGAGGAAGGAGTGCGGCAAGATCATGCTCCAGCATAAATGGCCCGGACGAAGGGAGTAATCGGGCCATTCCAACGACCATTCCGTCCGCGCGCACCAACCCGATCGTCGTTCCCCAGACATCGTACAAATCGATCTCTTTCCCATCACTTGACGGCAACACCCATCGCAAGGTTTCCGCAAACACCCGATGTCGAAGCCGATAGGACTGATCCAGCTCCGGGCCGTGCAATGTTCTCACAACATAATCCTCTTCTCGAAATGCAATGTCTTTCAACTCTGGCATATCGCCCTCCCCTGTTTGGCCTCGCTTGAGGCGTTCGTGTAAGGGCACGATATGGAGAAAGCACGTGAATTGGTCACCTGGCGGATCCGCCAGGTGACAATTCTCGTCACTCTCCACTACCCTCCCCTCACACAGCGCAAGTATTCAGATCGATAGAGTCGCTCACTCGGAGAAGGATGGAATATGAATCGCGACGGGCACGACTTATTTGTGATCACCGGCGGGCGGCCAACGTCTCCACGCCCCTCGCGACAGAGACCCGGCATCAGAGGCCTTGCACCCGCACACCAGTTAGACGAATCGCTGTCTGTTTCGTTTGTTTCGATGGAGGAGCGCTTGAGCCAGCTGCTGGAGGATCGCGAACGGATGGGGCGCGACCTGCATGACTCGGTGCTGCAATCCCTCTATGCCATTGGCCTCAGCCTAGAGACCGCCAGAAAGATCAGTCCGCCGCTGTCGCCGGAAGCGACCCAGGCCAGCACCCATGCGATTGAGCAACTCAACCGATTAATCCATGAGGTGCGGGGGACGATCCACCGTCTCAAAGACGGCAGGATTCAGAACTTTGATTTGGCGGTAGAGCTAGCCAATCTCCAGCACACCTACGAGCAGGTCGGCGGCATCTCCATCACGCTGAACCTGCAGCCGGGCGCGATGGACCTGCTCACCATGGAAGAAGAACAAGACATCCTGCACATCGTCCGGGAGGCCTTGAGTAACTGCGTCCGCCATGCGCAGGCCACACACGCCTCCATCTCGCTCCGCCTGCGCGGCACCCGCCTGCGCCTCACCATCAGCGACGACGGAATCGGCTTCTCAACTGCGGCCCTTCCATGCAGAGGCTACGGCCTCACCAACATGGAGGCCCGCACGAAAAAACTCGGGGGGATGCTACGCGTGCAATCAAAACCGGGCGAGGGTACCCGTCTCACCGCGGAGCTTCTCCTGGAACCCGTACTGACACCCTTATGAAACACACTCGCACAACTATTCTCATCGTTGACGATCATGAAGTCGTCCGCCAGGGACTCCGAACTCTGTTGAGCCTAGAACAAGACCTCCACATAGTCGGGGACGCCTCAACGGTCGCCGAGGCACTGACGGAAACGGCCAGGCTTCGTCCGCACGTGGTTCTGTTGGATATGAAATTGCCGGATGGGACAGGGCCCGAAGCCTGCAGCCGACTACTGGCGCTTGCTCCCGACACCCGCATACTAATGTTGACCAGCTTTGCAGAAGAAGCGATGGTCGTGAGTGCCGTACAAAGCGGAGTGCATGGCTATCTGTTAAAAGACGTTCGCGCCACCGATCTGGTTCAGGCAATTCGAACGATTGCCGGCGGGCAGAGTTATCTCGATCCGCGCGTCGCCCAGCAAGCCCTCAGCTGGATTCGACACCAGAACAAGCCTGATCACCCAACGCCCCCCCAAGGGCTCGAACAGCTCTCCCCGCAAGAACGAGCCATTCTGCCCCTCCTCGCCGAAGGAAAAACCAACAAGGAAATTGCCGCGCGGTTGCGGCTAAGCGATAAGACCATCAAGAACTATTTGGCCCATATTTTCGACAAGTTACAGGTCAGCAGGCGAACGGAAGCCGTCGCCTGGTACATAAAAATGAGCCGGTCAAGCCCTATAGACCAGATCAGCTAGTTCCGTACCCCCCCCCTTTATTGCTACTACTCCCCCCTAGCATTTCTTTGAGCGATCATACTATCCTACCGCTGAAAATTGGCCGCTACCGGTAGCTAGCCGGAGGGAGCACAGAACGACAGCGCTCCTCCGAAGCATCAACACCGGCACGAGACAACATCGATGAGCCCCCCTCACGATCACCTCACTCCGCAATGGGTGGAATCCCCAACGGATGCTATGGACCTTGCCCGGATGGAAATCCGCACGGATCAATCCGTCCAGGCCGTCCCATCCGATGCGTCCACAGACTCCGAACGCGCCCTCCAAGACCTGCAGCGAACGTTTGACCAACGCCTTCAGGAGCGAACCAGGGAACTCAACCAAACCATTCACCACCTGCAACAGGAAATCATGCGCCATCAAGCGACTGAGGCCCTCCTCGCGGCGCGCGAACTCCGATACCGTCTGCTCTATGAACAGAACCCCTCCATGTATTTCACGCTCGATCCGAGCGGCCGCATTCTGTCTGTCAATCAATTCGGCGCCACCGCGCTCGGCTATCGGCCCGGCGAGCTGATCGATCGGTCGGTTCTGTGCGTCTTTCATCCGGATGATCATCAAACCGTGCTCACCCAGTTGCACCTGTGCGCAAGCAGCCCCGAAACGACCTTTGACTGGGAAATTCAGAAAATTCGAAAGGACGGGAGCCAGCTGTGGGTCAAAGAACGGGCGCGACAGGTTACCGATCCGCACGGGCATCCCATGATCCTGGTGGTCTGCGAAGACATGACCGATCGGCGGGAAGCGGAGGCCACCCTTCGGAAGAGTGAAGAACGGTTCCGGCAAATTGCCGAGACCATCGAAGAAGTCGTATGGTCTGCCGACCCAAGCATCGGCAAAATGTTGTATATCAGCCCGGCCTACGAGCGCATCTGGGGGCGCTCCTGCGCCAGCTTGTATGCGGAACCCAAATCCTTCATTGAGGCTATTCATCCCGATGATCGCCCACGTGTGGTGAAAGAACTCATTGCGCAGCAGGAAGGACGGCTCTTTGCCCACGAATACCGAGTGCTACGTCCGGACGGGACCATCCGCTGGGTCTGGGACCGGGGATTTCCCGTTGTGGATCAGGCAACCGGCCTGCTCACACACTATGTGGGCGTGGCCTTGGATATCACCGAGCGCAAGCAGGCCGAAGAAGCGCTCCGGGAGAGCCAAACCCGGCTCGCCTTTGTGCTCTCCCACTCTCCCGCCGTCATTTACACCGCGGCCGCTTCTGGAGAGTTTGGGGCCACCTTCGTCTCCGCGAATATCACCGCACAACTCGGATACGAGCCGCAGGAATTTACGAACGATCCCCGATTCTGGGTCGATCGGATTCATCCGGACGATGCTCCGGAGATTTTCAAGCGTCTTTCCGCTCTCTTTGCTCAAGGAACGCTGGCCCACGAATACCGCTTTTTAAACAAGCAGGGCCAGTACCGCTGGATGCATGATGAAGTCGTTTTGATTCGAGACCCTGACGGCCATCCTGTCGAACTGCTCGGCTCCTGGCTCGACATCACCGAGCGCAAGCAGACCGAAGAATTGCTGCGCGTGAGTGAAGAGCGGTTTGCCAAAGCCTTCCGGTCGAGCCCCCATCCCGTCATCGTCACGGAACGTGAGACGGGACTCTGCCTGGAGGTCAACGACGCGGGGCTCGCCCTGTTCGGCTATCGACGGGAGGAAGTGATCGGCCAGACCGTGCCAACCTTGAGATTGTGGGCGACCCCCGAGGATCGCGCCCAGTTTTTTGCGCGGCTGGCCCAGGCGGGAACCTTCCGCAATGTCGAAATGGAATTTTATACGAAAGACCGCACACCCCGGCAATGTCTGGTCTCCTGCGAACCGATCGAGATCGACGGGAAGGCCTGCCTGGTGACGGTGGGAACCGACATCACGGAACAAAAGCGGGCCGAAGAGGCTGTCCGCCTCCAAGAGCGCATCCTGCAGCAGGCGAGAGAGGAGCGTGAACGCATCAGCCAGGACCTGCACGATAACATCTTGCAATCTTTGTACGCGGTCGGCATGCAGCTGGAGGCCAGCAAGCTGGTGGCCGGCACCTCGGCGAGAAAATCCAAGACCCATGTCACGCAGGCCATCGCCCAACTCAATCAGCTCGTTCAGGAAGTGCGCCACTTCATCGCCTTGCTGCACCAACGCAACGCGCCGAACATGGATTTTGAGCGCACACTGCGCCAATTGGCCGACTCATTTTCCTCCGCCGGACACAATGCCCCTACCCTGACCATCCAGCCGGAGGCCATCCCGCTGATCACGGCCACTATGGGAGAGCAGCTCGTGAGCATCGCGCGCGAAGCCCTCAGCAACAGCATGCGCCATGCCAAGGCCAGCACGCGATCCATGACCCTGCGCTTCATCGGCTCAATTATCCAATTGCGTATCACCGACGACGGCATCGGCTTCAAGCCAGGCCAGAAGCGCCGGCGGGGCCAGGGGCTGAGAAACATGGCCACACGCGCCGCACACATCGGCGCCCGTTTTCTGCTGGCCAGCACGCCAGGACAAGGCACAAGTGTCATCGTCGAGGTCCCGCTAGAAAGGCCGCATGAGCCAGGCACAATCTAAACCCACTAAACCCATTCGGATCCTGCTCGTCGACGACCATGAAGTGGTCCGTATCGGGCTGAGCGCCGTGCTCAATTTGACGCCCGGCATGAAAGTGGTCGGCCAAGCCAGCAAAAAGGACGAGGCGCTCAGGCAATGCGCGCGGCTGAAACCCGACATCGTGCTCCTCGATATCCGCTTGCCCGATGGCAACGGCGTGGACGCGGCGGGAGACATCTTGGCGGTCAGCCCCTCATCCCGCGTCCTGTTCCTCACCAGCTTTGCGGATGAGCATACCGTCGAAGAAGCGAGCCTGTCAGGCGCCCACGGGTATCTGCTGAAGGACATCGCCTCGCAGGCCCTGGTCCGCGCCATCAAAACCGTCGCCGCCGGCCAGCCCCTCACCGATTCCCGGATCACGCACCATGCGCCCGGCTGGCGAACGCCCTCCCCCTCGGCGCCCAGCCCGTCGAAACGTCCGCTGCTGTCGCCGCAGGAGCAGCGCTTGCTCCCCCTGGTTGCCGCAGGATATACGAATAAAGAAATCGCCCAGTCCTTAACCCTCAGTGAAAAAACCGTGAAGAATTATTTGGCCAACATTTACTCCAAGCTTCAAATCAGCCGCCGGTCTCAAGTCGCCACCTTCTTCGCCAGCAGTTTCAGGGGCACCCCGCTCTCCTGAGCCCCTACCGTCACCGTCCTCCCCCTCCACCTGAACACCCTGGACACCCCCACCGCTCAAGATTCTCGACGCAGACGCCGATAGCAGGAGAGACATGCGGCCCCATAGGCATTCGCAGATCCTTCTGACACATCATGACTGATACGGTCCCCCTTTCAATCCTCTATCTGGGCCCTCAGAGTCCGCTCACGGCGCAGATCGGCTCGTGGCTGGCCACTCATCTTCCTGGTCCGCACACGGTCCGCATGACTCACACGCTGGCCGATGCCCTCGAACATCTCCAGGCCCAGCGAGTCGATCTGGTCCTGCTCGATCTCAAGAGCCAGGAACGGCCGGGTCAGGATCTGCTCCACACAATCCATGCCGCCTCGCCCACCAGCGCGCTTCTCGCGCTGGTGCTGCATACGGACGATAGCTCCGCCTTTGACGCGCTTCGCCGGGGCGCTCACGAAGTCCTGGCCATCACCTCATCGACCCACGCTGACGCCTGCCGGGCCATCGCCCGAGCCCTCGCACGCACAGGAAAACAACCGCCCGCGTTCATGCGGCCGAGCACGGCGCCTCCCGCATCGCTCAAGCCAGACCGGCTGATTCATGACCTCAATAATCTCCTCACCTCGATCAATGGATTTGCGGATCTCCTGCTGACGCGCCTCGCGCCGCAAGACCCTGCCCGTACAAGTGCGGAGCATATTGTCACAGCCGGGAAACGAGCCGCGGCACTGCTCAAGGCCCATGCGCCAGTCCCGCACTCCGCTTCCACGGCGCCCCCCGCGCCGATCATGCAGCCGCCTGCCATCACCGCCAAAGCCGCCTAATCCATCGGGCCATCGGCCCGCGCCATTCGCGGTCTAGAATTGACAGCCTGGCGCACGCACCTTAGGATACGCGGCAGGCGCGCCCGCTACGGTGGCGCATGCATCATTGAGGAGGCCTGATGTCCAGCGAGCATTCTTCCCCGTCCCCAACCCATGCCAAACCATCCCATTCACCCTGGCACAGAATCGAGCAAGGCTTCGAGTTTGCCGTGTTCCACAGCCGGTGGATTCAAGCCCCGCTCTATTGCGGGCTGATCGTGGCGGAACTGCTCTATGCCTATAAATTCCTGGTCGAATTGTGGGAAATGCTGCTCCACGTCAACCAGAGCAAAGAAGTCGAATTCATGCTCGGCGTCCTCGGATTGATCGATGTCACGATGGTGGCGAATCTGCTCACGATGGTCATTATCGGCGGCTATGCGACGTTCGTCAGCAAGCTCGACCTGGAAGGCCATCCTGACCGGCCCGACTGGCTGGGGCATGTGGATCCCGGCACGATCAAGGTGAAACTGGCGGCCTCACTCATCGGCATCTCCAGCATCCACCTCTTGAAAGCCTTCGTCGATATCGAGAATGAGAACCTTGACCACATCAAGTGGAAGATCTTCATCCACATGACCTTCCTCGGCTCAGCCATTCTGCTGGCCTGGACCGACAAGATCATGCAAAAGGATAAAAAGCACTGAGAAAGAGACGTCTCTCGTGACGTGCCGTTCGCACAATACGAGAAGCGCGTCACGAATGACGAAGCAGGATGGTTACTCCCATGCGGCGGTGAGCCGCCCCTCGGCGTCCTGCCACTGAGGCATCCAGGCGAGCGCCACGACCTTCACCACGATGTTGGCCTTCGTGGGTTTCAGCGACACAACCTCCAGCCTTTCCGTGAGGGGATCGATGGCCGCAGCCAATGCGTCGGCTTCGGCCTTGAACTGTGCTTCCAGATCGGCCAATTGCTGTTGCAAGGCCGCGACATTTTCCTCTGCGTGCCCCACGTCCTGCGATTCCTTCATCACCCGGCCCGCGCTCCTGACCGCCGTCGTCGCCCGCCCGATGTTCGTCGCGCTGATCGTCTTGCGCCCGAGAAACGCGCCGAGGATTGAGGCTCCGACCGAGATCGCGGCCTGGATCTGACTGGACCGGGCTTCCGCCTGCTGCCGTTCTTTCATCTGCTCCGCCCGCCGAAGGCGATCTTGCAGCACCGCGATCTTGGGCGCGTATTTCTTCCGCAAACTATCCGATTGCTGATCCCGCAGCTCCCGGCCGGCCTGCTGAAGACGGACGCGGAAATCCCGCTCAGACTCGCCGGGGCGGGAGAGTTCCTTCGTGCTCGGACTCCTCAAGAGCTCTAGTTTATGGGTGCGAAAGAGCCACCCCGCAAAATCCTTGTTCCACGTGTCGTAGTGTTTCCCCTTTGCCGCGGGAGCGGGAAGCGCCGCAAACCGGGCACTCTCTACCGGAGACTTCTCCAGATCCGCGACCGCGATCGATGCCGCCGTCGCATGCTCCCACTCCACCGGCACCGCTCCGTCAACAATCGGCGCCAGCCTCGCCACATCCTCCGCCACATCGATCGCTGCTTTGCTGTCGGCCAAGCGGATTTGCGCAACGCCCAACACCATCGGCTGATAGACCACCGTGCTCCCGCCAGGCTGGCTGCCGCGCAGCGGAATGAAATATTGCGGCACATCGGGAGGCAGCATCGGACGGGCAACGCCAGGCGACAGGCCAGAGGCACGAGGCGCGGGTGAAGACGAACCGATCTGACGGCTCTGCCCCTGTTCGCTACCCCTAGCCTCTACCCCCTTGCCCTTCACCTCGCTCATCAGCGTCTTGATCTGGGTCCTGGTCAGGGGCCCACGCAGATAGGAAAGCGTCCACCTCGTTTGAAACACTTCGGGGGCATCCTCGTGAACGTTGTTCAAAAGAAACACCCGATTGCCCAACCCGGCGAGAAGCTGCTCCATCCGCTGCCGGTCAAATTTCTTCCCCGAGCTCGCCGCGGCCCCCTCCAACCCCTCCAGCACCCGCGCCTTGTCCCGCTCCGTCTGCAACCGGCCGATGAACCAGGTGCCGGTATTGGCAAGCCCCTTGTAATCGAGATCGACCGGGTTCTGCGTCGCGAGCACCACGCCGAGACCATAGGCCCGCGCCTGTTTGAGCAAGGTGAGCAGCGGTTGTTTAGACGGAGGATTGGCGACCGGCGGAAAGTAGCCGAAGATTTCGTCCATGTAGAGAATCGCCCGCAGGCTGGTCGTGCCGGACTGTGCCCGCACCCAACCCAGCGTCTGGCTCAACAGCAGCGTGACAAAGAACATGCGCTCGGCGTCGTTCAAATGCGCGATCGAGAAAATAGCCAGGCGCGGCTTCCCGCTGGGCGCATACAACATCTGCCCCACGTCGAGTGCTTCGCCCTCCAGCCAGGCACTGAACCCCGGCGCCGCCAATAAGTTATTCAACTGCATGGCCAAGGCAAACCGATCCTTCGACGGATAGAACGAGTCCACATCCAGCACGCCGATCTTCGTCATAGGCGGCGCCTGGATCTGGTGGATGAGCGATGCCAGATCCAGATCCTGCCCCGCCTTCCAGGTGCGATCGAGGATCGTGGAGAGGAGAATGTGCTCGCGGCTCTTGATCGGGTCGGCGTCCACGCCGATCAATCCCAGCAGGCTGGTGACAGTCGTCCCGATACGCTCGCGCAGCATCTCCGCGTCATCGAGAATCTCCGACGACGGCGCCGCGAAGGATTTGAGGATCGAGACGGGAATGCCGGCGTTGCTCCCCGGCGTATAGACCGCCACATCGGCGGCCTCACGCAACTTTTGAATCCGCTCGCCGCTCTGCCCCCAGTCGGCCAGCCCCTTCTTCCACAGATCGGCCTGCGCCTGCGCGTACTCGGCTGTTGAGAGGCCCTTCTTGCGCGCATCATCTTCGTTCACCCAGGGTGCAAAGTCTTCACCCCGTAATTGCGGGAAAGTGAGGAGCAGATTCGCCAGGTCGCCCTTGGGATCGATGATGAGGGCGGGAATCCCGTCAATCG
The nucleotide sequence above comes from Nitrospira sp.. Encoded proteins:
- a CDS encoding ATP-binding protein, with protein sequence MAKAKKAVGTDQQASQDFEGLGVFYLGRPYDLAAKQAKPGWLLYDSKDLVTHAVCVGMTGSGKTGLCLSLLEEAAIDGIPALIIDPKGDLANLLLTFPQLRGEDFAPWVNEDDARKKGLSTAEYAQAQADLWKKGLADWGQSGERIQKLREAADVAVYTPGSNAGIPVSILKSFAAPSSEILDDAEMLRERIGTTVTSLLGLIGVDADPIKSREHILLSTILDRTWKAGQDLDLASLIHQIQAPPMTKIGVLDVDSFYPSKDRFALAMQLNNLLAAPGFSAWLEGEALDVGQMLYAPSGKPRLAIFSIAHLNDAERMFFVTLLLSQTLGWVRAQSGTTSLRAILYMDEIFGYFPPVANPPSKQPLLTLLKQARAYGLGVVLATQNPVDLDYKGLANTGTWFIGRLQTERDKARVLEGLEGAAASSGKKFDRQRMEQLLAGLGNRVFLLNNVHEDAPEVFQTRWTLSYLRGPLTRTQIKTLMSEVKGKGVEARGSEQGQSRQIGSSSPAPRASGLSPGVARPMLPPDVPQYFIPLRGSQPGGSTVVYQPMVLGVAQIRLADSKAAIDVAEDVARLAPIVDGAVPVEWEHATAASIAVADLEKSPVESARFAALPAPAAKGKHYDTWNKDFAGWLFRTHKLELLRSPSTKELSRPGESERDFRVRLQQAGRELRDQQSDSLRKKYAPKIAVLQDRLRRAEQMKERQQAEARSSQIQAAISVGASILGAFLGRKTISATNIGRATTAVRSAGRVMKESQDVGHAEENVAALQQQLADLEAQFKAEADALAAAIDPLTERLEVVSLKPTKANIVVKVVALAWMPQWQDAEGRLTAAWE